The Ovis aries strain OAR_USU_Benz2616 breed Rambouillet chromosome 11, ARS-UI_Ramb_v3.0, whole genome shotgun sequence genome window below encodes:
- the CRYBA1 gene encoding beta-crystallin A3: METQTVQQELESLPTTKMAQTNPMPGSVGPWKITIYDQENFQGKRMEFTSSCPNVSERNFDNVRSLKVECGAWVGYEHTSFCGQQFVLERGEYPRWDAWSGSNAYHIERLMSFRPICSANHKESKITIFEKENFIGRQWEISDDYPSLQAMGWLNNEVGSMKIQCGAWVCYQYPGYRGYQYILECDHHGGDYKHWREWGSHAQTSQIQSIRRIQQ; this comes from the exons ATGGAGACCCAGACTGTGCAGCAGGAGCTGG AATCCCTTCCAACCACCAAGATGGCTCAAACTAACCCCATGCCGGGGTCTGTGGGGCCATGGAAG ATAACCATCTATGACCAGGAGAACTTCCAGGGCAAGAGAATGGAATTCACCAGCTCCTGCCCAAATGTATCTGAGCGCAATTTTGACAACGTCCGGTCTCTCAAGGTGGAATGTGGCGC CTGGGTTGGTTATGAGCATACCAGCTTCTGTGGGCAACAGTTTGTCCTGGAGAGAGGAGAGTACCCTCGCTGGGATGCCTGGAGCGGGAGTAATGCCTATCACATCGAGCGCCTCATGTCCTTCCGCCCCATCTGTTCAGCT AATCATAAGGAGTCTAAAATTAccatttttgagaaagaaaatttcattGGACGCCAATGGGAAATCTCTGACGACTACCCCTCCTTGCAAGCCATGGGTTGGCTCAACAACGAAGTTGGCTCCATGAAGATACAATGTGGAGC CTGGGTTTGCTACCAGTATCCTGGGTACCGTGGCTATCAGTATATCTTGGAATGTGACCATCACGGAGGAGACTACAAGCACTGGAGAGAGTGGGGTTCTCATGCCCAGACTTCCCAGATTCAATCCATTCGCCGTATCCAACAGTAG